From the Candidatus Deferrimicrobiaceae bacterium genome, the window GGTTGCTTGATCTTCTCGTCTGCCCCGAGGACAGAAACCCGCTGCAGCTCATGAACCCGGAGTACGTCTCCGAGGAAATCAAGACGGGAACGCTTGTGTGTGCTTCGTGTGGCAATAGTTTCCCGGTAGTTCATTTCATTCCCCGCTTCGTGGAGAAGGACAATTACGCTGAGATCTTTGGGTTCCAGTGGAAAACATTCCGGACGGTACAGATCGACAGCGTAAAGTCCCAGGGCTCTCTGGAAACGTTCATAAAAAAAACCGCGTTCAGCGAGGATTTCCTCCGGGGGAAGCTTGTCCTGGACGTCGGAGTGGGAGCGGGACGATATGCGGACATCGCTTCCCGATGGGGAGCGGAGGTTGTCGGGATCGACTTGAGTACCGCTGTGGAAGCGGCCCGGCTGAATCTGCAGAGCCGGCCGAACGTCCACCTGGTCCAGGCGGATCTTTTCCGCCTTCCTTTCCGGGAGGAGTCATTCGACGTTCTGTATTCCATCGGCGTCCTGCACCACACGCCGATTACGGAAACGGCGTTCCGGGCAATTATCCCTTGCCTGAAAAAGGGCGGGACCATCGCTATCTGGTTGTACGAACGGTGGACGCATAGCCGGCGCATGAGCCTGAGCGCGCTGGCGGCGGTTCGAAAGGTCACGACGCGACTCCCGCCGACAATGCTCTACTGCCTCTCCTCCCTGGCGATCGTCCTGTATTACGTATACAAGATTCCCTTCCTCCGGTCGTTTCAGAGATACCTCCCGATCAGCCGGAACAGCAACTGGAAATGGAGGTGGCTCGACACGTTCGATCTCTATCATCCCAAGTACCAGTGGTTCCACACATACCCAGAAGTGCATCGGTGGTTCCGCGGTGATTTCGCTGACATCCAACTGCTCGATGAGCCGCTGAGCATGCGGGCGACGAAATAGGAGGGCCCGGAGGATCGGTGGGGAGGGAAGAAGGTGGGGTGTGATGGATCCCGATAAATCGAAGGAAATCCTGAAAATCCTGTATACGCAAAGCAAGCCGTATCATGACCTCATCGC encodes:
- a CDS encoding methyltransferase domain-containing protein gives rise to the protein MQKRLLDLLVCPEDRNPLQLMNPEYVSEEIKTGTLVCASCGNSFPVVHFIPRFVEKDNYAEIFGFQWKTFRTVQIDSVKSQGSLETFIKKTAFSEDFLRGKLVLDVGVGAGRYADIASRWGAEVVGIDLSTAVEAARLNLQSRPNVHLVQADLFRLPFREESFDVLYSIGVLHHTPITETAFRAIIPCLKKGGTIAIWLYERWTHSRRMSLSALAAVRKVTTRLPPTMLYCLSSLAIVLYYVYKIPFLRSFQRYLPISRNSNWKWRWLDTFDLYHPKYQWFHTYPEVHRWFRGDFADIQLLDEPLSMRATK